Proteins from a genomic interval of Heteronotia binoei isolate CCM8104 ecotype False Entrance Well chromosome 5, APGP_CSIRO_Hbin_v1, whole genome shotgun sequence:
- the LOC132571968 gene encoding olfactory receptor 2G3-like, with the protein MNSDALWKHHNQSYQGEFILLGVADHPRLEMALFAIILMCYTMTLLGNTIIITLSHLDPHLHTPMYFFLSNLSFLDICYTTSIGPQMLVNFWGKRKTITYVGCAVQLFISLALGSTECILLAVMAYDRYAAVCQPLHYTVIMSHSTCLKMAAVSWLSGFGNSLVTTAMTLTLPLCGQNSVDHFFCEVPALLKLACVDTSVNEAELFTVSVIFLLVPLGLIIASYGYITVAMLKIRSAEGRRKAFNTCASHLTVVSLFYGSAIFSYLQPPSNYSRDRGKMISLFYTMVAPMLNPLIYTLRNKEVHRALKRAMGRVRIA; encoded by the coding sequence ATGAACAGTGATGCATTATGGAAACACCATAACCAAAGCTACCAAGGAGAATTCATCTTACTGGGAGTGGCTGACCACCCTCGTTTGGAGATGGCGCTCTTTGCCATCATCCTGATGTGCTACACGATGACCCTCCTCGGCAATACCATCATCATTACCTTGTCCCATCTGGATCCACATCTCCACACCCCCATGTATTTCTTCCTTAGCAACCTCTCCTTTCTAGACATCTGTTACACAACAAGTATTGGGCCCCAGATGCTGGTGAAtttctgggggaaaagaaagaccATTACCTATGTTGGCTGTGCAGTCCAGCTGTTTATCTCCCTTGCTCTGGGTTCAACAGAGTGTATTCTGTTGGCAGTCATGGCATATGACCGTTATGCCGCAGTCTGCCAGCCTCTGCATTACACCGTCATTATGAGCCACTCCACAtgtctcaaaatggctgccgtttCCTGGTTGAGTGGCTTTGGTAATTCCCTAGTGACAACAGCAATGACTTTGACACTTCCACTGTGTGGACAGAACAGCGTGGACCATTTTTTCTGTGAAGTACCGGCTTTGCTCAAACTGGCTTGTGTGGATACGTCAGTTAATGAGGCTGAGCTGTTTACTGTTAGCGTAATCTTCCTTTTAGTGCCACTCGGGCTCATCATAGCCTCATATGGCTACATCACAGTAGCCATGCTGAAGATCCGCTCAGCTGAAGGCAGGCGCAAAGCTTTCAATACCTGTGCCTCCCACTTGACTGTGGTGTCACTTTTCTATGGGTCAGCGATTTTTAGTTATCTCCAGCCTCCTTCTAACTATTCACGTGACCGAGGCAAGATGATTTCCCTATTTTATACCATGGTGGCTCCAATGCTCAACCCATTAATCTACACGCTGAGGAACAAAGAGGTCCACCGAGCTCTAAAAAGAGCAATGGGCAGGGTACGAATAGCTTAG